The following is a genomic window from Candidatus Coatesbacteria bacterium.
CTTGCTGGCGGCATTCGGCGGCCACGTAGAGGTGCTCGGGGCCGTAGCCCCAGTAGAAGCGTGTCTGCTCGGCGTCGCTGGGGCAGCCCTGGTCGCAGGCGAAGCTCTCGGTCACCCCGGCGCCCAGCCACTCCAACTCGTCGATCACGCCGTCGACGAGGGGCTCGACGAGGGGTCGGGCGACCTCGGTACGCAGGATGCGTGGGTAGGAGCCCAGACGGAAGGCCCGGTCGGCGCGGTAGGGCACGGGGAGCTCGACCCAGGGCAGGGGGTAGAAGGCGCCCCCGGGGGCCAATTCGGCGGTGAAGGCGAAGCTCCGCGACGCGCCGGGCTCCAGCTCGACCTCGACACCGCCGGGCTCGACGCTCCAGTCGCCCCGGCTGTCCCAGGTCAGCTCGCCATCGATCGGATCGTCGACGGGGTTGGTGACGGTCAGCTCGAAGTCGACGCTCTCGCCGCCGGGACGTTCGCCGACGAAGACGGGTTCGAAGCTGAAGGTGCCGCGGCGGATGTCGTCGAACAGGTGGACCTCGGCGGCGCTCAGGTAGCCGTGCTCCCAGCGGCCGGCGTGCTCCAGGGGGACGACCTCGAGCTCCAGCCCGCCGTCGCCGACCCGGCCGACGACGTAGTGGTAGAAGTGACCGTGCTCCGGGATGTCGTCCCACATCCGCCCCCCCGAGGAACCGACCATGGTGTAGGTGATCCCGTCGATGACGTCGGCGGCGTAGGTGTGGTAATGGCCGCAGAAGACGGCGTCGACGCCGTAGTCGACCAGCAGCTCGTGCAGGGGGTCGTCGCGGCCGACGGCGACGAAGTTGTACCAGAGCGGCTTGTGGTAGAGGACGATGGTCGGCTGGGCCTCCCGATGGGCGTCGAGGTCGTCCTCCAGCCAGGTCAGGGTTTCGAGGGGCAGCTCGGCGGGGTTGTCCAACCGGCTGGTGTCCAGCACGACGAAGTGCGCCCCGGCGTGATCGAAGGAGTAGTTGGGTTCGCGGCCGGTGACCTCGCGCCACAGCTCCTCGCTGGCCCCGTCCCAGATGTCGTGGTTGCCCGGCGTCTGGTAGAGCGGACCGTCGAGCGCCTCGACGATGCCCAGATACTCGGTCCACTCGTTTCTTACCCGGTCCGGGTTAGCCGAATAACCCTCGATCTGATCGCCGACGGTCAGGTAGAGGTCGGCGCTCTCCCCGAGGGCCGCCTCGACGACGCGGCCGTAGACGCCTTCCTGGTGACCGCCGGTGCGGTCCCCGAGGACGACGAAGGTGAAGTCACCGTCGGCCGCCGTCGCGACCGCGGCGCAGAGCGTCAACAGAGCGACGACCATCCAGCGCGGTTGTTTCATTTCCGGCCCCCTCGGCTCGTGTGCGGTTTGTCAATCCAGCCGAATAATACCCCGACGGCGCCGCGACCGCAAGCGCCTGACTACCCCGGTCCGTTGAGTTATACTGTAGTCGATCGTCGAAGCCCGTCGACCACGCCAGTCAAGTCCAAGGGGGAAGATGCGTTTTCTCAAGCCCGTAGCCGTAGCCGTTCTTATCCTCGTCGTCACCGCCGGCGCCGTCGGCACCGTCGGCCGCACCGCCACCTTCTCCATCGTCGCCCACGACGCCGCGGCCGGGGAGTGGGGCGTCGCCGTGGCCAGCAAGGTTCTGGCTGTGGGAGCCTTCGTGCCCTGGGCCGCCGCCGGGACCGGCGCCGCGGCCACCCAGGCCCACACCAACCTCTCCTACGGCCGCGACGCCCTGCTGTTGCTCGAGGTCGGCTTCAGCGCCGAGCAGGTCGTCGAGATCCTCACCGAGCTCGACGAGGACAGGGCGCTCCGCCAGCTCGGCCTCGTCGATTCCCGGGGCGCCGCCGCGGCCTTCACCGGCGAAGCGACGACGGATTGGGCCGGGCACCGCCTCGGCGCGGGCTACTGCGTCCAGGGCAACATCCTCGTCGGCGAAGAGGTGCTGGAGGCCATGGCGGCGGCTTACGAGGATGCCGGGGGCAATCTGGCGCGGCGGCTGCTGGCGGCGCTGGAGGCCGGCGACGCCGCCGGGGGCGACTCCCGGGGCAAACAGTCCGCCGCCCTGCTCGTCGTCCGCGAGGGCGGCGGCTACCAGGGCGTCACCGACCGCCTGGTCGACCTGCGTGTCGACGACGACACCGAACCCGTGGCCCGGTTGAGCGCGATGTACGATCAGTGGGAGCCCGGCGTCGTCTTAGGCCACTACCTCTCCGTCGGCGATCCCCTGCTG
Proteins encoded in this region:
- a CDS encoding DUF1028 domain-containing protein encodes the protein MRFLKPVAVAVLILVVTAGAVGTVGRTATFSIVAHDAAAGEWGVAVASKVLAVGAFVPWAAAGTGAAATQAHTNLSYGRDALLLLEVGFSAEQVVEILTELDEDRALRQLGLVDSRGAAAAFTGEATTDWAGHRLGAGYCVQGNILVGEEVLEAMAAAYEDAGGNLARRLLAALEAGDAAGGDSRGKQSAALLVVREGGGYQGVTDRLVDLRVDDDTEPVARLSAMYDQWEPGVVLGHYLSVGDPLLLERALEIVDGLEDGDLPAEQRAYAYNSAAWELATRGLKPERALELARRAHELLPEEPNILDTLAEAHFVAGDPAAAVEWEERALELDPENEFFREQLVKFEAALAE